From one Rhizobium rosettiformans genomic stretch:
- a CDS encoding DUF3971 domain-containing protein, translated as MSEIRGEKLRFRKRDIVPLHALPSAQAEDPLIVHCPPPKRSLFRRLSRVLAGFAGLWVVVFFAVYAVVESGTLDAALAQRAQAVLNNALGPQFTAKIGGTEVRFSNGMELSVEARDVTLHEQAGGERVALTNSVRFILEPLALLGGRFSIREIVSEGIDLDATVLPKGEPVDISDWRIDHIPARLADAFAELDRLQGFIARGGLDRMRLAGLEIASTSASGRPMTLAIDDIVLERGDDGSLSIFGAVAVNGQQTELTALTTNVDGRAESLTMRVADMRVTPFLLRRSSTGEARQGIEGSAELLLNARREAPDQGASVSLGINMQKAGFYSDGQRQEITDARLKLSYDFAKDTIELADSTARFDQTIFPLSGGLIDLDRLPEGSSFGKGFGIDLVVTDGRANVPSAGEAPFPFFLKGYGRYLVGENRLQLDTLDVSTPSGNMRGKLQVGFGGTGPEIRFNAVVENMRTTVVKQLWPYWIASKPRQWVLENLYGGMIPKGTIDVFIPQNRLSIDPTPVRLNADELKIGFDLEDARLNLTGELPPLRDVYGRFDMVGERVDVAIRSAGSFFPSGRMVKLESGRLVLQDAYEKPLMADIDLDIAGAADAVAELVSFKPIEALKVVDLQPSDFSGKVRGKAKIRLGLVPDQSPPEPSWTAEIALDDVDVAKPFDGRLIADVTGSLSVDRDKAKLAASAKIDDVPMEVNLTEPVRRGEGAVLRERVVTATLDNVAREKLAPGLGEIVNGAIKLELRRINETTQAVSVDLRSATLTIPWVGWSKGQGIGATAKFELAKDGKLSLIRKFALDGEGFGASGDMTADDTGLVAANLSRVRLSPEDEVALTVRLSKGVYSVVANGRAFDARSLISTLQRPSSDSGDTKSSRTSLKIEGRFDRVVGFSGEQLSGVSIIYGASKGRISAVDFSGVTGSGQALVAKLRQPEGLRELSVTTSDAGAVLRFLDAYKRLGGGLANLRLTETRDGAWSGNLDLRNFQVENEERLQTIVSAPTGADGRSLNNAVRSDIDVSSARFQRAFARLSLVGGTLSVENGIVRGEQVGATFQGIVRDQSGRIDLTGTFMPAYGLNRLFGELPVIGAILGNGRDRGLLGITFKLTGPTMKPNLVINPLSIIAPGVFRQIFEFR; from the coding sequence ATGTCGGAGATCCGGGGCGAAAAGCTACGGTTTCGCAAGCGGGACATTGTGCCGCTGCATGCTCTTCCGTCTGCCCAGGCCGAGGATCCCCTCATCGTGCATTGTCCGCCGCCGAAGCGATCGCTGTTCCGGCGCCTGTCGCGGGTGCTGGCCGGCTTCGCCGGGCTCTGGGTCGTCGTGTTCTTTGCGGTCTATGCCGTGGTCGAAAGCGGCACTCTCGATGCCGCTCTTGCACAACGGGCGCAGGCCGTCCTCAACAATGCGCTCGGACCGCAGTTCACCGCCAAAATCGGCGGAACCGAAGTGCGCTTCTCCAATGGTATGGAATTGTCCGTCGAGGCGCGGGACGTCACGTTGCACGAACAGGCGGGCGGCGAGCGGGTTGCCTTGACGAATTCGGTCCGTTTCATCCTCGAGCCATTGGCGCTTCTCGGCGGTCGGTTCTCCATCCGGGAGATCGTCAGCGAGGGCATCGATCTCGATGCGACGGTGTTGCCGAAGGGGGAGCCTGTCGACATCTCGGATTGGCGGATAGATCATATTCCGGCCCGGTTGGCAGATGCCTTTGCCGAACTCGACCGGCTGCAGGGTTTCATCGCCCGCGGCGGTCTCGACCGCATGCGCCTTGCCGGACTGGAGATCGCCTCCACGAGTGCGAGCGGCCGACCGATGACGCTTGCGATCGACGACATCGTGCTGGAACGCGGCGATGACGGTTCGCTTTCGATCTTCGGTGCGGTCGCGGTCAACGGACAACAAACGGAACTGACGGCGCTGACGACGAATGTCGATGGTCGGGCCGAATCGCTGACGATGCGCGTTGCCGATATGCGGGTGACCCCGTTCCTGCTGCGACGTTCCAGCACGGGCGAGGCGCGCCAGGGGATCGAAGGTTCGGCCGAATTGCTGCTCAATGCTCGGCGCGAGGCGCCGGATCAGGGTGCCAGCGTCTCGCTTGGCATCAACATGCAGAAAGCCGGCTTCTACTCCGACGGCCAACGGCAGGAGATTACCGATGCCCGTCTCAAGCTCTCCTACGACTTCGCCAAGGACACGATCGAGCTTGCCGACTCGACCGCGCGTTTCGATCAAACCATTTTTCCGCTGTCCGGTGGCCTGATCGATCTCGACCGGCTGCCGGAAGGCAGCAGTTTCGGCAAGGGTTTCGGCATCGATCTCGTGGTCACCGATGGCCGAGCGAATGTGCCGAGCGCTGGCGAAGCACCGTTTCCCTTCTTCCTGAAGGGCTATGGTCGCTACCTGGTTGGCGAAAACCGCCTGCAACTCGACACGCTCGACGTTTCCACGCCGTCGGGCAACATGCGCGGCAAGCTGCAGGTAGGCTTCGGTGGAACGGGGCCGGAGATCCGGTTCAACGCCGTGGTCGAGAACATGCGCACCACTGTGGTGAAGCAATTGTGGCCCTACTGGATTGCCTCCAAGCCGCGGCAGTGGGTTCTCGAAAACCTCTATGGCGGCATGATCCCCAAGGGTACGATCGATGTCTTCATTCCTCAGAACCGCCTGTCGATCGATCCGACGCCGGTGCGGCTCAATGCCGACGAACTGAAGATCGGGTTTGATCTGGAAGATGCGCGTCTCAATCTCACAGGCGAACTGCCGCCGCTGCGTGACGTCTATGGCCGCTTCGATATGGTCGGCGAGCGGGTCGACGTCGCCATTCGCTCGGCCGGGTCCTTCTTCCCGTCAGGCCGCATGGTCAAGCTGGAGAGCGGTCGCCTGGTGTTGCAGGACGCCTATGAAAAGCCTCTGATGGCGGATATCGACCTCGATATCGCAGGTGCTGCGGATGCGGTGGCCGAACTCGTTTCCTTCAAGCCGATCGAAGCGCTGAAGGTTGTGGACCTCCAGCCTTCGGACTTTTCCGGCAAGGTTCGCGGGAAGGCGAAGATCCGCCTCGGTCTGGTGCCCGATCAATCGCCACCCGAACCGAGCTGGACGGCGGAAATCGCTCTCGACGACGTGGATGTGGCCAAACCCTTTGACGGGCGTCTGATCGCCGATGTCACCGGATCCCTGTCGGTCGATCGCGACAAGGCCAAGCTCGCTGCATCGGCGAAAATCGATGACGTCCCCATGGAGGTGAACCTCACCGAGCCGGTGCGTCGCGGCGAAGGCGCTGTTCTCCGGGAACGGGTGGTCACCGCGACGCTCGACAATGTGGCCCGCGAAAAGCTTGCGCCGGGCCTCGGTGAGATCGTCAATGGAGCGATCAAGCTGGAACTTCGCCGGATCAATGAAACGACCCAGGCCGTCTCCGTTGATCTCCGATCCGCGACGCTGACCATTCCCTGGGTGGGGTGGTCGAAGGGGCAAGGCATCGGCGCAACCGCCAAGTTCGAGTTGGCCAAGGACGGAAAGCTGTCGCTGATCCGCAAGTTCGCTCTGGATGGTGAGGGCTTCGGCGCCTCCGGCGACATGACCGCGGATGATACCGGGCTTGTCGCCGCCAATCTGTCTCGCGTCCGCCTGTCGCCGGAAGACGAGGTGGCGCTGACCGTTCGTCTCAGCAAGGGCGTCTATTCGGTCGTGGCCAATGGCCGCGCCTTCGACGCTCGCTCGCTAATCTCCACCTTGCAACGGCCGTCCAGCGATAGCGGCGACACAAAGTCCTCGCGAACTTCGCTCAAGATCGAAGGGCGCTTCGACCGCGTGGTCGGGTTCAGCGGCGAGCAGTTGTCGGGTGTTTCAATCATCTATGGAGCGAGTAAAGGCCGGATCAGTGCCGTCGACTTTTCCGGCGTCACGGGAAGCGGTCAGGCGCTGGTCGCTAAACTGCGTCAGCCTGAAGGCTTGAGAGAACTTTCCGTCACCACCAGCGATGCCGGTGCCGTCTTGCGTTTTCTCGACGCCTACAAACGCCTCGGCGGCGGTCTTGCCAACCTGCGCCTGACGGAAACCCGCGACGGCGCCTGGAGCGGCAATCTCGATCTGCGCAACTTCCAGGTTGAAAACGAAGAGCGGCTCCAGACGATCGTCTCCGCGCCGACCGGTGCCGACGGACGCAGCCTCAACAATGCCGTTCGCAGCGATATCGACGTGAGCTCCGCGCGCTTCCAGCGCGCTTTTGCCCGCCTTTCCCTGGTCGGC
- the bcp gene encoding thioredoxin-dependent thiol peroxidase — MTDLTAGDMAPDFSLPRNGGGTVSLSDFAGKPVILYFYPKDDTSGCTTEAVDFSGLTEEFAKLGATVIGVSPDSVKSHDKFAAKHNLSVVLASDEEHKALEAYAVWKEKSMYGKTYMGVERSTFLIDKSGKVAEVWRKVKVPGHAEAVLKATQAL; from the coding sequence ATGACGGATTTGACTGCCGGGGACATGGCCCCCGATTTCTCCCTGCCCCGCAATGGCGGCGGCACCGTTTCGCTTTCAGATTTCGCCGGAAAGCCGGTGATACTCTATTTCTATCCCAAGGACGACACGAGCGGTTGCACGACGGAGGCCGTCGACTTCTCGGGCCTGACGGAGGAATTCGCAAAGCTCGGCGCAACCGTCATCGGTGTCTCCCCTGATTCGGTGAAGAGCCACGACAAGTTTGCCGCCAAGCATAACCTCTCGGTGGTGCTGGCATCTGACGAGGAGCACAAGGCACTGGAAGCCTATGCCGTCTGGAAAGAGAAGAGCATGTACGGCAAAACCTATATGGGTGTCGAACGCTCCACCTTCCTGATCGACAAATCCGGCAAGGTTGCCGAGGTCTGGCGCAAGGTGAAGGTTCCCGGCCATGCCGAGGCCGTGCTGAAGGCGACACAGGCCCTCTGA
- a CDS encoding ferritin-like domain-containing protein — protein sequence MLETTQPETAFHSLRGAATLAILSADLDEKTALAQTAAIRWHERRLSLRSPLDPPLPDRPGRPAKPELVPPKAVGKRSLHTLPGRIALLHALAHIELNAVDLALDIVARFATEPVPHSFFDGWMKVAYEEAKHFRLVRDRLRELGADYGDMPAHDGLWQAAHSTKNDLTARLAVVPLILEARGLDVTPSLQDKMRETGDIESADVLKVIYDDEKGHVAVGAKWFRFLCAREKRDPAKAFQDLVRANFRGQLKAPFNDVARAEAGLTPSFYRSLSSKNNSSV from the coding sequence ATGCTGGAGACAACGCAGCCCGAGACGGCTTTTCACTCCCTTCGCGGCGCTGCCACCCTCGCAATCCTGAGCGCCGACCTCGACGAGAAGACGGCGCTCGCCCAGACTGCTGCGATCCGCTGGCACGAGCGCCGCCTGTCGCTGCGCTCGCCGCTCGATCCGCCGCTTCCCGATCGTCCGGGCCGCCCGGCAAAACCGGAGCTCGTGCCGCCCAAAGCCGTTGGAAAGCGCTCGCTGCACACCCTGCCCGGCCGCATCGCCCTGCTGCATGCCCTCGCCCATATCGAGCTCAATGCGGTCGATCTCGCCCTCGACATCGTCGCCCGCTTCGCCACCGAACCGGTGCCACATTCCTTCTTCGACGGGTGGATGAAGGTCGCCTACGAGGAGGCCAAGCATTTCCGGCTGGTGCGTGATCGCCTGCGGGAACTGGGCGCCGATTATGGCGACATGCCCGCCCATGACGGGCTTTGGCAGGCGGCTCACTCGACGAAGAACGACCTCACCGCCCGCCTCGCCGTCGTGCCGCTCATCCTCGAAGCCCGCGGGCTCGACGTGACCCCGTCGCTGCAGGACAAGATGCGCGAAACGGGCGACATCGAAAGCGCCGATGTCCTGAAGGTCATCTACGACGACGAAAAAGGCCATGTCGCTGTCGGTGCGAAATGGTTCCGCTTCCTCTGCGCCCGCGAGAAACGCGATCCGGCGAAAGCCTTCCAGGATCTGGTTCGGGCCAATTTTCGCGGTCAGCTCAAGGCCCCTTTCAACGACGTCGCCCGCGCCGAAGCAGGGTTGACGCCGTCCTTCTACCGATCCTTGTCCTCGAAGAACAACTCGTCGGTTTGA
- a CDS encoding peptidoglycan DD-metalloendopeptidase family protein, with product MTTGSNNQVFGKRREQHIIILASGDRIRHMTIRPWMVALTVCFLGTMAIGYLGATTYLVLRDNLIGATMARQARMQHEYEDRIAALRAQVDRVTSRQLLDQQVVEEKVEKLLEQQMALTSRHGRIDALLQTDSAPDALPTDGPMPAEKPLVEGKDRASLSTGTQAFAALLGETAAPSKSEVPQRRALALGYVPMTGENVADRADRLFSHMTLSLKEIEAEQLQRIDELANGASQTADEIAAILRRQGVPIDEQAALPATDAVGGPYLAPQSDRDFNASLNALDVALTRLETVRETAKRLPFANPAPGREITSRFGNRPDPFFGGLAMHAGIDFRAPTGTEIRSTGAGKVVTATFSGGYGNMVEIDHGLGLSTRYGHMSRILVSEGDTVETGQILGLAGSTGRSTGPHLHYEVRRNGAPVDPMRFLNAGMKLTPLIN from the coding sequence GTGACGACGGGTTCGAACAACCAGGTCTTCGGAAAGCGCCGGGAACAGCACATCATCATTCTGGCGAGCGGCGATCGCATCCGCCACATGACGATCCGTCCGTGGATGGTGGCGCTTACCGTTTGTTTTCTCGGCACCATGGCGATCGGTTATCTCGGCGCCACGACCTACCTCGTCCTGCGCGACAACCTGATTGGCGCCACCATGGCGCGCCAGGCGCGCATGCAGCATGAATATGAAGACCGAATCGCAGCGCTCCGCGCCCAGGTGGACCGCGTCACCTCGCGCCAATTACTCGACCAGCAGGTGGTCGAGGAAAAGGTCGAGAAACTCCTCGAACAGCAGATGGCGCTGACCTCGCGTCACGGTCGGATCGACGCGCTTCTGCAGACGGACAGTGCGCCGGACGCTCTCCCCACTGATGGCCCCATGCCGGCCGAAAAGCCTTTGGTCGAGGGCAAGGACCGAGCTTCCCTCTCGACGGGAACACAAGCCTTTGCCGCCCTGCTCGGTGAAACAGCAGCGCCGTCGAAATCGGAAGTCCCGCAACGTCGCGCGCTCGCGCTTGGTTACGTACCCATGACCGGTGAAAATGTCGCAGACCGCGCCGACCGCCTCTTTTCGCACATGACGCTGTCGCTGAAGGAGATCGAGGCCGAGCAGCTTCAACGAATCGACGAACTGGCGAACGGCGCCTCGCAGACCGCCGACGAGATTGCCGCGATCCTCAGGCGTCAGGGCGTGCCGATCGACGAACAGGCTGCACTGCCGGCAACCGACGCCGTCGGTGGTCCTTATCTGGCGCCGCAGTCAGACCGGGATTTCAACGCTTCTCTGAATGCGCTGGATGTGGCACTAACGCGTCTGGAGACGGTTCGCGAAACGGCCAAGCGTCTGCCCTTTGCCAACCCGGCCCCTGGCCGAGAAATCACCAGCCGATTCGGTAATCGCCCGGATCCATTCTTCGGCGGACTTGCCATGCATGCCGGCATCGATTTCCGTGCACCGACGGGCACGGAAATCCGCTCCACCGGGGCCGGCAAGGTCGTCACGGCAACCTTTTCCGGCGGCTATGGGAACATGGTCGAAATCGATCACGGACTCGGCCTTTCCACCCGCTATGGTCACATGTCCCGCATTCTGGTGAGCGAGGGCGACACGGTCGAAACCGGGCAAATTCTCGGCCTGGCAGGCTCGACGGGACGGTCGACCGGGCCGCATCTGCATTACGAGGTCCGGCGCAACGGCGCCCCTGTCGATCCCATGCGTTTTCTCAATGCCGGAATGAAGCTGACGCCGCTTATCAATTGA
- a CDS encoding DEAD/DEAH box helicase: MTTFADLGLSQKVLSAVTDAGYTIPTPIQAGAIPPALQRRDILGIAQTGTGKTASFVLPMLTLLEKGRARARMPRTLILEPTRELAAQVAENFEKYGRNHKLNVALLIGGVSFDEQDRKLERGADVLICTPGRLLDHCERGKLLMTGVEILVIDEADRMLDMGFIPDIERIAKMIPFTRQTLFFSATMPPEIQKLADRFLQNPERIEVAKPSSTALTVTQRLVACHNKDYEKRAKLRELIGTQSELKNGIIFCNRKKDVADLYRSLERHGFSVGALHGDMDQRSRTNMLAGFKDNQITLLVASDVAARGLDIPDVSHVFNFDVPIHAEDYVHRIGRTGRAGRSGAAFTLVTRSDTKFLDAIEKLIGQTIEWHDGDISALPAPAESHDESRGKRGRDKGRERRGGHKSDTRSEYVKPVEASVEPVKAAEEVQVMEAIKVEPVATERKTDKRRDQNPRNNRNNPYPANDDNRDRRRNRHHDHDDGPTPVGFGDDIPAFMLIVAAAKA; this comes from the coding sequence TTGACCACTTTTGCTGACCTTGGCCTGAGCCAAAAAGTCCTTTCTGCCGTCACCGATGCCGGCTACACCATTCCGACCCCGATCCAGGCAGGCGCAATTCCGCCGGCCCTGCAGCGGCGGGATATTCTCGGCATCGCGCAGACAGGCACCGGCAAGACCGCATCTTTCGTTCTTCCGATGTTGACGCTCTTAGAAAAGGGCCGCGCAAGGGCTCGCATGCCGCGCACGCTCATTCTGGAGCCGACGCGCGAATTGGCAGCCCAGGTCGCCGAGAACTTCGAGAAGTACGGACGGAATCACAAGTTGAACGTGGCGCTGCTGATTGGTGGCGTTTCGTTCGATGAGCAGGATCGCAAACTGGAACGTGGTGCCGACGTCCTGATCTGCACGCCAGGCCGCCTGCTCGACCATTGTGAGCGCGGCAAGCTTCTGATGACTGGCGTCGAGATCCTCGTCATCGACGAAGCCGACCGCATGCTCGACATGGGCTTCATCCCCGATATCGAGCGCATCGCCAAGATGATCCCGTTCACGCGTCAGACGCTGTTCTTCTCAGCCACCATGCCGCCGGAAATCCAGAAACTGGCGGACCGCTTTCTGCAGAACCCGGAACGCATCGAGGTTGCCAAGCCCTCCTCGACCGCACTCACGGTCACGCAGCGTCTCGTTGCCTGCCACAACAAGGACTACGAGAAGCGTGCCAAGCTGCGCGAACTGATCGGCACCCAGAGCGAATTGAAGAACGGCATCATCTTCTGCAACCGCAAGAAGGACGTCGCCGACCTGTACCGTTCGCTGGAGCGTCATGGCTTCTCCGTCGGCGCCCTGCATGGCGACATGGACCAGCGCTCGCGCACCAACATGCTGGCCGGCTTCAAGGACAACCAGATCACGCTTCTGGTCGCCTCGGACGTTGCCGCCCGCGGCCTCGACATCCCGGATGTCAGCCACGTCTTCAATTTCGACGTACCTATCCATGCGGAAGATTATGTCCACCGCATCGGACGCACCGGTCGTGCCGGCCGCTCGGGCGCAGCCTTCACCCTGGTGACGCGCAGCGACACGAAATTCCTCGACGCCATCGAAAAGCTGATCGGTCAGACGATCGAATGGCATGACGGGGACATATCGGCACTTCCGGCGCCGGCTGAGAGCCACGACGAAAGCCGTGGAAAACGCGGTCGCGACAAGGGTCGCGAGAGGCGCGGCGGTCATAAATCCGATACGCGCAGCGAGTATGTGAAGCCCGTCGAGGCAAGCGTCGAACCAGTCAAAGCGGCAGAGGAAGTTCAGGTGATGGAAGCGATCAAGGTGGAGCCGGTGGCGACAGAACGCAAAACGGACAAGCGCCGCGATCAGAACCCGCGCAACAACCGCAACAATCCTTATCCGGCAAACGACGACAATCGTGATCGCCGCCGCAACCGTCATCACGACCATGACGACGGTCCGACGCCGGTTGGCTTCGGCGATGACATCCCGGCCTTCATGCTGATCGTCGCTGCCGCCAAGGCTTGA
- a CDS encoding NUDIX domain-containing protein: MGQPGIDFPGLGVGLAILRDGKLLLCKRMKAPEAGHWNIVGGKVDHMERAEIAARREAEEETGLSIGPIRYLGMTEQLIEADRQHWISLLYVTDDTTGDPQLTEPDKLSEIGWFDLDDLPQPLSVFTQTVLTYLR; the protein is encoded by the coding sequence GTGGGGCAGCCCGGTATTGATTTCCCCGGTCTCGGGGTTGGTCTTGCCATCCTTCGGGATGGCAAACTGCTTTTGTGCAAGCGCATGAAGGCACCGGAGGCCGGCCACTGGAACATCGTCGGTGGCAAGGTCGACCACATGGAGCGGGCAGAGATCGCCGCGCGCCGTGAGGCCGAGGAAGAGACGGGGCTATCGATCGGTCCGATCCGCTATCTCGGCATGACCGAACAATTGATCGAGGCGGACCGCCAGCACTGGATTTCGCTTCTCTACGTCACCGACGACACGACCGGCGATCCGCAACTGACCGAACCGGACAAGCTTTCGGAAATCGGCTGGTTTGATCTGGATGACCTGCCGCAGCCGCTTTCGGTTTTCACCCAGACGGTTCTGACCTATCTGCGCTGA
- a CDS encoding TfoX/Sxy family protein, which produces MDNAAIEEMFEAVGPVTIRRMFGGKGIYARGIIFALELRGDLMLKGDEESAPLLEEAGAKRWCYEGRSGKPVAMPYWTIPDEALDDPDIMAKWVRIALDAAMRVTEREAAQRR; this is translated from the coding sequence ATGGACAATGCGGCGATCGAGGAAATGTTCGAAGCGGTCGGACCGGTGACCATCCGCCGGATGTTCGGTGGCAAGGGCATCTATGCGCGCGGCATCATTTTTGCGCTCGAATTGCGCGGCGACCTAATGCTGAAGGGCGATGAGGAGAGTGCGCCTCTCCTGGAAGAAGCCGGCGCCAAGCGCTGGTGCTATGAGGGCCGTAGCGGCAAGCCTGTCGCCATGCCCTATTGGACGATCCCCGATGAAGCGCTCGACGACCCGGATATCATGGCAAAATGGGTGCGGATCGCGCTCGATGCCGCGATGCGGGTCACCGAGCGTGAGGCCGCTCAGCGCAGATAG
- a CDS encoding NTP transferase domain-containing protein → MKFGPIPTPEAGGAILAHSQPLASGKLSKGHRLQADDLARLQAEEVNTIIVCRLEPGDLMEDEAADRLSAVIDLRGLTRSPASTGRVNFYASANGLFRANKTLVDRFNAVDPAITLACLADRRDVRAGDLVATVKIIPLAVAGARVMEAAAILQEGIAFEVALYRRHRVHLVATQLPSLKPSVMDKTTRVLEARLAPSASRLASEHRVPHRADAVADAIRASLYDRAGAEDGPPLIIVFGASAVADADDVIPLAIRLAGGVVDQVGLPVDPGNLLVLGHVGDVPVIGAPGCARSPKENGFDWVLNGILAGHPPNRVEMAGWGVGGLLMEIPSRPLPRLSATKDVDPAALGLVVLAAGRASRMGEGGRHKLLAEFEGEPLVRRSVRQAIEAGVGPVTVITGHRSDEVTAALSALAADVTENTEFASGMASSLKAGLAAVEAKGLPGIMVLLADMPDVSSGDIAALARAYVKSGGKAIVRAVSDGQRGNPVILPAATFEALKALEGDIGARPVIESAGLAVIDVEIGAAARLDVDTPEAIVAAGGILKD, encoded by the coding sequence GTGAAGTTCGGGCCAATCCCGACACCTGAAGCTGGTGGTGCGATCCTTGCGCATTCCCAGCCTTTGGCTTCCGGCAAGCTGTCCAAGGGACACCGTCTCCAGGCAGACGATCTCGCACGCTTGCAGGCAGAGGAGGTAAACACCATCATTGTCTGCCGGCTGGAACCCGGTGACCTGATGGAAGATGAAGCGGCCGATCGGTTGAGCGCCGTGATTGATCTTCGCGGGCTCACCCGCAGTCCGGCATCGACCGGGCGTGTGAATTTCTACGCTTCGGCGAATGGTCTCTTTCGTGCGAACAAGACCTTGGTCGACCGCTTCAACGCCGTCGATCCCGCGATCACGCTTGCCTGTCTCGCCGATCGGCGGGACGTGCGGGCCGGCGATCTCGTCGCGACCGTCAAGATCATTCCGCTGGCCGTGGCGGGTGCGCGTGTTATGGAGGCTGCTGCCATCCTGCAGGAGGGTATCGCCTTCGAGGTCGCGCTCTATCGCAGGCACCGGGTGCATCTCGTCGCCACCCAACTGCCGTCCCTGAAGCCGTCCGTCATGGACAAGACGACCCGCGTGCTCGAAGCCCGGCTTGCGCCCTCGGCGAGCCGACTTGCATCCGAACACCGGGTCCCGCATCGGGCTGACGCCGTGGCGGACGCCATCCGCGCCTCGCTTTATGACAGAGCTGGCGCCGAAGACGGTCCGCCGCTCATCATCGTCTTCGGTGCCTCGGCCGTGGCCGATGCCGATGATGTCATACCCTTGGCCATCCGGCTTGCCGGCGGCGTGGTCGATCAGGTCGGCCTGCCCGTTGATCCCGGCAATCTGCTGGTTCTCGGTCATGTAGGCGATGTCCCCGTCATCGGCGCGCCGGGATGCGCCCGCTCGCCGAAGGAAAACGGATTCGACTGGGTCCTGAACGGCATTCTCGCCGGTCATCCACCCAATCGTGTCGAAATGGCCGGCTGGGGAGTCGGTGGTCTGCTGATGGAGATCCCGAGCCGTCCGCTGCCGCGTCTAAGCGCCACGAAGGATGTCGATCCGGCGGCCCTTGGCCTCGTCGTGCTCGCCGCCGGTCGGGCAAGCCGGATGGGCGAGGGTGGTCGCCACAAGCTGCTTGCCGAGTTCGAGGGCGAACCATTGGTGAGACGTTCGGTACGTCAGGCGATCGAGGCTGGCGTGGGTCCGGTTACCGTCATCACCGGGCACCGGAGCGACGAAGTAACTGCTGCGCTATCGGCCCTTGCCGCGGACGTTACCGAGAACACAGAGTTTGCCTCCGGCATGGCGAGCTCGCTGAAGGCTGGCCTTGCAGCCGTCGAGGCGAAGGGGCTGCCTGGCATAATGGTGCTGCTTGCCGACATGCCTGATGTCTCCAGTGGTGATATCGCAGCACTCGCCCGTGCCTATGTAAAGTCCGGTGGCAAGGCGATCGTGCGCGCCGTGTCCGATGGCCAGCGCGGCAATCCCGTCATTTTGCCCGCAGCGACCTTCGAGGCCTTGAAGGCACTGGAAGGTGATATCGGAGCCCGCCCGGTGATCGAAAGCGCGGGCCTTGCCGTCATCGATGTCGAAATCGGCGCGGCTGCCCGTCTTGATGTGGATACGCCGGAGGCTATTGTGGCGGCCGGTGGGATCTTGAAGGACTGA
- a CDS encoding XdhC family protein codes for MEISTLAALNAAKRDRLGAVLVSDLDTGVSQLFTEDQIATDALGQEIRARLLSGKSGIVDIEGKSLFLNVHLPPPRILVVGAVHISQALAPMAALSGFAVTIIDPRTAFATPERFAGIDLRADWPDEVFAAMPLDRYSAMVAVTHDPKIDDPGLIAALHAGCFYVGALGSRKTHAKRIERLTAAGIDAESILRIHAPIGLDIGAATPAEIAVAILADIIQSLRRRSVGALPGAREATS; via the coding sequence ATGGAGATTTCGACGCTTGCGGCTCTGAACGCCGCGAAACGTGACCGTCTCGGCGCCGTGCTGGTGAGTGACCTGGACACGGGCGTCTCGCAACTGTTCACTGAGGATCAGATTGCTACCGATGCGCTGGGGCAGGAGATCCGGGCGCGTCTTCTCTCGGGCAAATCGGGCATCGTTGATATCGAGGGCAAGAGCCTGTTTCTCAACGTCCATTTGCCACCGCCCCGGATCTTGGTCGTCGGTGCCGTGCATATCAGCCAGGCACTGGCGCCCATGGCAGCCCTATCCGGCTTCGCGGTGACCATCATCGACCCGCGCACGGCCTTTGCAACGCCCGAGCGCTTCGCCGGCATCGATCTACGGGCTGACTGGCCGGACGAGGTCTTCGCTGCGATGCCGCTCGACCGCTACTCGGCCATGGTTGCCGTGACCCATGATCCGAAGATCGATGATCCTGGCCTGATCGCGGCTCTCCATGCCGGCTGCTTCTATGTCGGCGCGCTCGGCTCGCGCAAGACGCATGCGAAGCGGATCGAGCGGCTGACCGCCGCCGGTATCGACGCAGAGAGCATCTTGCGCATTCATGCCCCGATCGGCCTCGATATCGGTGCAGCTACGCCGGCTGAAATCGCGGTCGCGATTCTTGCCGATATCATCCAGTCGCTGCGCCGGCGCAGTGTTGGGGCTCTTCCCGGCGCCCGAGAGGCCACATCGTGA
- a CDS encoding XdhC family protein — MTTDAVLRDPLEIAESWFAEGRSVAIATVIETWGSAPRPVGSHLVIDGEGNFEGSVSGGCVEGAVISEALDVIERGMPKMLEFGVADETAWRVGLSCGGRIRVQVERLG, encoded by the coding sequence ATGACCACCGACGCCGTTCTGCGCGATCCGCTTGAGATTGCCGAAAGCTGGTTCGCCGAGGGACGATCCGTCGCGATCGCGACCGTAATCGAGACCTGGGGCTCGGCGCCGCGCCCGGTCGGCAGCCATCTTGTCATCGACGGCGAGGGCAATTTCGAAGGCTCGGTCTCCGGTGGCTGCGTCGAAGGGGCCGTCATCTCCGAGGCGCTCGACGTGATCGAGAGGGGCATGCCGAAGATGCTCGAATTCGGCGTGGCCGACGAAACCGCCTGGCGGGTTGGCCTCTCCTGCGGCGGCCGCATCCGCGTGCAGGTCGAGAGGCTCGGCTGA